The DNA segment TTTCTTCGGCAACGTCCGCGGCAACATCATTTCCCGCGCGCGCCTGCACCTCCGCACGCCAGTCAAGCATGTTCGGTCACCTGCCGCATGGCGGCGACGAAATTCACCCACGCACTGCGCTGCTCCGCAAGTGTTTTCCGCCCCTCGTGCGTCAGCTTGTAGTACCGCCGCCGCCGCTCGCCGGCGCGTTCCACCCAGCGGCCGGCGATCCAGCCCCGCCGTTCCAGCCG comes from the Acidobacteriota bacterium genome and includes:
- a CDS encoding PadR family transcriptional regulator, whose product is MTTSGFERELKKGSAELLLLSLVEQRARHGYEIGKLIETRSRGALRFNVASLYPLLYRLERRGWIAGRWVERAGERRRRYYKLTHEGRKTLAEQRSAWVNFVAAMRQVTEHA